The sequence AGCCAATGCCTAAAATCCAGAATCAGCAAGGCAGAGAAAttgagagagaaaagagcagaaatgtgGAATTATTCCTTTGCTTCAGCTGTTCTCCCCCCAGCGCCCTGCCTAATCACAGGCAATTACAGCCCAACTGCACCATCCGATTTACTCCATGTCAGCCACGCTGAGAAGTTCAGGTAACCTCCCAAGGCATAATAAGTGACATCTAAATAAACCCACGCAGGTTAGGAAGAATCGGTTTAAAGGTTACAGTTCTTCTGTGCCGAGGAATGCATGTTTCAGAGCAGACGTTTCCCTTTGGAATGCTCTGGATACGGAAACCTGGCAAGAAGGGTGGCGCATGGCCCGCCTTCGGGAAGGGCAGGAGTCAGTCGCTCCCCGGCAATAATGCCATGTCAACCGTAACTCCCCAGTTTCTTGTTAACGGTTTAAATGAAAGCATAAAACCACGGATGCACGATACAGCATGGCTGCCGGTCACAGAGGCGTCACACAAACATACTCTAACCAGCTGAAAAGGCAAGTTTTTGCTGTTGATGAACATCATAGGCTGAAGCTGCTGCAAATAACTCCTCCTGAAGTTTGTTGGAAGCCCTGTCCTGTGCATAAAGGTTACAACTGTCTCAGAACTGAACTGTGGGGAAGCTGGAAAGTGGGAGAATAGCTAGCTGCATGTTGGGAGGTGGGACACAGATACCGAACGGTTCCCAGCATCATTGCCCTTGCAGGGCCTCATGCGCTCACAGGGCCAGCTCCCGACTGTTGCTGCACAAGCAGACCGTAACATGTCACTCACACAATAAAGAGGCACTTAACATTTTTCCCTTCCAAACGTTTAGCTGCTGTCTAAGGTAGCCGCAGGTTGGACGCGTGCCTTCGGGGCAGATTTGGTGAGCAGTACCCAGCCCATTGCAAAATCCCCACCGCCACAGCACTGCAGAACGCCCCACCTCTGAAATCCCCAAACTGGCCATAGGTGCGCAGACGTGGCTAACGTGCCAGGGAGGTGTTTTCCTCGCCCCCGCTGCCCGCGTTTCTCTCGCACTCATTCGTGCTGGAACCCCCGCGTCCGTGTGTGCGGGCTCACGCCTCTCCctgtctcctgccttccccccgcgCCTTGTCGGAGCACGTAGAGCTGCGACCATCCGTGTGTCCCACTCTGCAGCTCGACGCTCCCACAGGCGCATACGTGCCGGGCTGCACAGGCGGCGCTGGGCGCGCACCCCCAAGCCGGGCGGATGCCCCTCTCCCCGGGGGTGCGGTGCCGGGACGCCCCGGTGCCGCGGGGGGTGCGCTGCCCCCGGGGTTAACCGTGCGGTGCCGAGCCCGGCTCCGCCGAgccgaggcggggcggggcggtgggaGGGGGCTGGCGGCGCGGCCGGAGCGCGGCGGGCGCAGAGCGCGGCGGGCagcgcaccgcaccgcaccgcaccgggGACCGGCGCTCCATGAGCCGCCGCGGTGGGGCTCGGCGCTGCGCTCGCTCCCCGCCGGTGCCGGGATGTGACTTGCGGCGAGCTGGCGGACAGAGCTGCCCCGGGTGAGTGAGCGAGTGAACGGCcgggctggggtggggtggggtggggtggggggggaccgGGGCCCCTCCGCGGGACTGCCCCGGAGCCGCGGGGTTcccggggggcgagggggcaCGGGGGCACACAATGGAGGCGGTCGTCCGGCTCTGCCCGCAGAATTAGCCCGGTGGCCGGCAGCAGACAACAGGCTGGCTGCAGGAGTCCGGGAGGGGGATTAGACGGGATATAGGGCAGGACGgggggggctggagcaggggagaaggCTGGCCGAGAGGGTAGAGGAGTTCGGAGACAGGATGGGGAAGGAGCGGGGACAGGCGGGGGAGGGAGAGACTGGAAAAAGAAACCGGAGAGAGAAATGAGCGAAGGGACAAAAGAGAGGAGGCTGGAGCGGGATAGACATCGtacgggaggaggaggaggaggaggcggctgcAGGCGGATTAAGCGGAGAGGAGGCAGCTGCAAGGAGGAGGGCTGCCGGGCTCCGCAACCCGCGCTCCTCCGCGGGGTAGTTGCAGCAAAGCCGGGCCCCGCTGCGCTGTTCCCCGGCTCACCCGGGTGCGGGAGCTCAAGGGCAGCGGTAACGGGATCTGGGCGAGGGGGCAGAGCCGGTTGTTGGCCCCTcgccggggccggcgggagcccagccggggctgcgggcgcGGAGCTGCCCCGCGGAAGGGCCGCGCAGCGTCAGCGGTTTTCTCCGTAGTTAATAAAAAGCCCCGTCTCTATATTACCTCTCCCCAAAGCCAAGCAGCGATGGGATTTAGCACTTAGGTGAACCCTTTGTTTACACCTGACCTAATGTTTATCCCGAGGCTAACAGGATTTCCTGCCCGCTGAACCCAAACACCGGGGATGGTTATCACCGCCACGGCACCGGGTACCTATTTGTCAGCGATACGCTTGGTACTTACTGGCAGCGAGCGTGGGTGCCGAGGTGTTCTCTCGCTGCATCAGGAGAAAGCAGGTGAAGGGAAACCCATCTGTCATCGGGCTGTGACATGAATCGAACCGGTCTGAGaattagcaaagaaaagaaaatcattgtTTGCTCTCAGTAGTATAATGAACATCAGGCGTTATAGTCGGAAGTACCTTGGCACAGGCGATATACAGAACCCGGCCGAAGGGAATTGTGAGCACCTAGAACATTAGAACGATCATTTCATATTATATTCAGCATTGCAAAGgatttctaaatgaaaacagTACTTTTTCTATGTGTCCCTTTTGGAGTGGGGTCTTGCTTTCTGTAACTGGGAGGCTGTGTATTGTACAGCATGGTGTGTGTTATTCTAATGCAGAGGATGTCTAAATCACTGCTGTATTTTTGCATACAAAGCACAATTGCACTATTAATCATTATTCTGGAAATACGTCTCCTCAGTAGTCAGATCTCGGCTTGGCTGTTGCTGCTCTGTTATCAGTCCTGAAGCTTATTCTTCAGATCTGATCGAAAGGAGCTGGCAGAGATCCCGTGCTGTGATTAATTCCTCACTCACTAGCATCTCTCCACAACACTTCGCGGTGGGGGCGGCTTTCTCTCGGAAATTGTACAGTGAACCAGTCTTCTGCCTATGTGTGGCAGAGCAGGTTACTATTTGTGCTACTATTGCTTTTATTTACTGGATTGTTTTTCTTTGCCGTGATTGGATGCATCTTCCTGTATCAGTTGATTAACATTAGGAGTCTAAAAGGGGGAACAGATAATACACCTAACCATGAATAGCCTAGCCCTAGATCTTTGCATGgtcacatttatttattctttatatgtatttattctcTAGCAGCATACAGCAGTATCTTTTTGACCAGATATTTGCAGTCTTTGGTCAGAAGACTTTAGTTATTGAAAGCCTCATTGATTTTTAACTGTGACAACTTTTTGATGACAGCTGTgagattttctgtttctgcttagTTGCTTGTAATTGTACTTCGTACCCGCTGGGGCAGCTTTGTGTCTGCCATTCTGTGGTGATTCTACACCAGATAATGTAGGGGACTTCACTCTGAAAACAGCGGAGTTAGTACTTTTGTCATTGACAGCAGATTTTGGACCAAAAATTGAAGACTGGATTTGCAAGCTGTcctgttattttttttgctgcttttgcctgaAATATgtaaggcttcttttttttttttttttttttttaagtgctcgTGATTGCTCTGGGTTCAGGTTATGTTGGCTTaacagttttaatgaaatataattttGGAGGGGggatctggggaaaaaaaaaatatctcaagttgATTTCCTTCTGTATGAAGGGTTCCATTCAGCTGTGCGGGGGATACTATATCTGTGCTGGAGTGTTTCTGTGCCGTTTCTATATTACTATTGCTGTAGCTCTCTGGTAATAGAAGTGAAGTGCCAGTCAAAGGGTGTTATTGTTACTACTGTGAGGTTGCATAACTTTGCTGAGAGCTAAGCTAGACATAGAGAGGTAAAAATACTATTCCTCTGCAGTAACTGATTTAGGTAATTACTGGAGATAACGTGCAGACAGAAAATTTTACTACAAAATCTCGAGAGACACAGGACTCTGCCATTCTACCCACAGCACAGGCTTGAGGAAGACGCTATTTTGATGAAAAAACCCATATTGATatacttctcctttccaaaacaacTTTTCTGGCAAAAAGACTGTCTAGTTTTCCCTTAAATTTATTGAATACATGGTTTCAGCTAAAGTTGTGGTGTTCCCTTGCCAAACTTGTTATGTTCTAATGCAGTATTTTCCCTTGTCTGTACAGCTGAGCTCAGTGCTGAGTACCAGTGCTAGAAAGAGGATTTTGGCTGGGAGCGTCACAGGGGTTGATTATTAACGTTGCCAGTTATTACCTAGTGAGGCAGAAATACATAGCAAACAGGCTGTAAACACAGCTATATTGATAGCAGCAGTGGCGAAAAGATTCCTCGTTTGGAGATTTCAAGCCGTGCTTGCAAGCTTAGGTGTGGACGGGATCCACTGTTTAGTGAGGCTTACCGGCATTTGGTCGGAATATGATTTCACGCCAAGAATACCTGTCAGCAGTCCTAGAGACTTCTGGGTCAATACTATAGCTGTCTAGCAGCTTTCTAAGAGAACCACTGTTTATCTCCATCAGCTCTCCCAAAAGTAATTTCACAAATGGAAGTAACTTGGGAAAACTCCTCTGGAGTTGAACATCTCTGCATTTCCGAATATACATTTTGCCTGAATTCTCAATATATTTTGTCACAGATTAATTCCCCCTTTCCAAAAGAAACTACTTATTCGTGGAGGGGGAAATACTCAAAATTTATTaaccctcccctcccccctcctaaACACTTCCAAATaggaagaggaaacaaatgaTGGGCTGACAATATGACTGCTTACCCATGCAGCACCATCTCCATGGAAACAGACTGTCCTAGAATAGCTCAATCACATGAGGGTTACATGACATGAATAAAGTaaccagaaaactggaaaaaaaatcttagaactGGAGATACTTGCACTTAATTCATTACCCCCCAGGTCTTTGGAGAGTAGCTAATAAACAAAGCTAGTATTGAAACCAATTTAGTACATGCATATCGTAATTTGTAAGGGATAGGGGAGTGGAAAATCAACATGATCCTCACTTAAGGGCTGTTTATTGTTTCCAGTTTGGGAGACGTAAAATGAATTTGGAATAATTTTCCATGTGACCTCCTGCTTCTTGAAATTGGTACCAGTGGTTTGCTGCCTTGCCTTGGTAGATCCTAGTGGATTTCCTCCCTTTGTATCAGCAGGCACCAACCGTTTCACACTTTTTAGGATGTTCTGGGTATTCTAAAGAGTAAATGCACTAGTTGAAGTAGGAACCGCCTGTGCATAGAAGGAGTTGCAAAATTACCTTCAGAATGTTTCCTTCTAGTTAATTATGTACTCATAGGGCAAGGAGCTTTATTGAGCGTAACCATATTCAAtacaaaaatgaatatatttcacTGATGATTAGTTTTCTGACTGTAAAGTCAGTGTTCTTAACGTGAACGTTGTGACAGAGTCATTGAGAAACCTGTTATACAAATCCGATATAAACAAGTAAATATTCTACCAATTCACCGTAAATTACAGCTAGGTAGGAAAAAACCCATTAGTCATTAGCTGCAGGTCATTGCATTGTTAGAACATTGTAGCCCTTTCAACAGTGCAAGGATACTCTAATTTCCATGGGCAGGCAAAGATCATCAATTACCCTTTTCCTGTTTGTCCAGTCCCAAATCACATTATTTGTCACAGCTGCCACTTCTGCGATGAAGTTTTGTAATAAGCTTTTGTGTCTCTTGTATGAATGAAGACCATAAAATCATTACCCATTTAGACTAGCACACTTGCTGTCTTGATGCCTCTAATAGGAAATAGCAGAATTCCCATCATCTGTCTCCTGGCAGAGGCTGAAAATGGGCATTGGTCATTACTCAGTGAAAGGGGAATGAACATTAGTTTGAAGATTGAGGTCCTCAAGATTTAACTTTGATCATTACACGACCGTAATGCACAAGAAGAAAACCATCGTTCTCAGCTGTAAGAGACTCTACTGTTTTGGACAGTCTATGTAAATAGTTTTTGTATTGGTTATGACTGATCATGTTCACGACAACAACATTGCATTGTTCCAACCCTCGCTAAACTCTTTGATGTTTTCATTAAATGCATTTCTGGTTTATGAAATATCTTTAGATGGGTAATCATTTAGGGCTGTTTGTCTAACTTACAAGAGCTACTGatgctttctctgcttctcacTTTCTATCTTAAACACGTTACGTGAGGTATATGACTAACATTATTGCCTGCTTATATGGTGCTTTTCTTCCGTATGGTCATGCCATACAAATGGAAGTCTTACTCTGAACGTTTTCATGCAAGTGAAGGTTAACAGCATCGGGTTTCATAGCTGGTACGTGCAGTGTTTACTTCAGTCTGCCCTTACAGGGCAGCTATCGCTGGGGCAGACTGTTCATTTAAAGGTTACTTTTTTAACAACCTCCTCAGCCCTGCTTTGCTTAATAAAAGCAAATGCCGTAACATACATCTCTGTAAAGCACCTAACCTGTGTTCTTCCTAAAACTTAAGTTGGGATTTGTCCAGGGTTTTGGTCTTGACGGTGGCGTGGGATGTGTTGTGTTCCTAGAGTCTGCCATTGTTCACTGTCTGGATAGGGGAAAGTGATgctctggttttggttgtttgtttcctttgaatGGCTTTCGACTTGCTAAGGAGCACAATGAGTCATTCATTTTTGATTAGTTGATTGATGACACTGCGTGTGTGCACCATTGTCACAGAATATGGGATTTCTCTAGCCAACTGCTCCCATTTGGAAGTGCAATGTAATACCTGGGCTTTGGAAGAGGATCAAAGGAGTGAATATTGTAACTGCCTATTGACAGAGATGAAAGcaaaattttccttaaaaaaaaaaaaaggcaaaaaaaagcacaatgttTATCTTCCTGGGATTGCTCtaacctttaaaaaagaaaggggggtggtggtggaaaaGACGACTCTGCCTTTATTCCAGTAAGAGGAGCAAGGCAGTGAAACAGTCTAACTCTGATACACTTGCATCAGCCCCAGTGCAATTTACACATTCGTTGGGCACCTGAATTTGAACAATAAAGTACTGTAGATAATGTATTCCTTTGTAACAGGATACACAATTTTTTCTGGTTGTGTTTTAGGATATTTGCAGGGTCAGTGTTTGGAAATGTTGTTTCCAATCCGTGCAAAGGCAGGAATGAGTCAGTTTGCATTCTGAGTACAACAGGCTAAAGCAGCTTTCTGGGAGGGCAGCAAAGGGGACCGGGGGTGGGCTGTGCCAGCTGCAAAtccactgcaaaaaaacccaacagtaaaCATGGGCCATTGAAACAAGCTGTACTTCCAATTGCTGCGAAATCCTCCAAAGCGAACTGTAGctaaacaaacaaatattttgttgtctcagacagaaaaatgaaaacctaCCCAGCCAttggtttcttcctcctcttcgtGATCAGCTATGGCTCTTCCGAAAACTCAAGTACGTCTAGAGGGTGCGGACTGGATCTTCTCCCCCAGTACGTTTACCTGTGCGACCTGGATGCCATTTGGGGAATAGTTGTGGAGGCAGTTGCAGGGGCAGGGGTGCTCACCACGCTGTTGCTGATGCTGATTTTGCTGGTGAGGCTGCCCTTCATCAAggacaaggagaagaaaagcccCCTGGGAATgcacttcctctttctttttgggACTCTCGGACTGTTTGGGCTGACGTTTGCTTTCATCATACAAGAAGACGAAACGGTGTGCTCTGCCCGAAGGTTCCTATGGGGAGTTATCTTTGCTTTGTGCTTCTCGTGCTTGCTAGCTCAAGCCTGGAGACTTCGTAGACTAGTTCGACATGGGAAGAGTCCATCTGGCTGGCATCTAGCTGGTGTGGCAATCTGCCTGATGCTCGTTCAGGTCATTATTGCAACCGAGTGGTTAGTACTGACAATTGTCAGAGATAACAAGTTGGCCTGCAGCTACGAACCCATGGATTTTGCTATGGCTTTGATTTACGTTATGTTCCTGATGGTATTTACCATgggattttctcttttcactctCTGTGGGAAGtttaagaaatggaagaaaaatggagTATGCCTCattataacactttttttttccattctgatttGGGTAGCCTGGATGACTATGTACCTCTTTGGTAACGCTGAGCTAAAGAGAAGAGACAAATGGAGTGATCCCACTCTGGCTATTGCACTGGTGTCCAGTGGTTGggtgtttgttatttttcatgcCATCCCAGAGGTCCACTGTACCATCCTTCCATCGCAGCAGGAAAACACTCCCAATTATTTTGATACTTCACAGCCAAGGATGCGTGAAACTGCTTTTGAGGAAGATATACAGCTTCCTCGGAGCTACATGGAAAATAAAGCCTTTTCAATGGACGAGCATAATGCAGGTAAGAATTTACTATAGAGGAGTACATTTTTCTGTAGTAGccaagaaaataatctgtttgagACATTTTTCAGGTGTTCAAAACAAGGGTCATCACAAATGCCATATTCTTCACACTACACATTGTTCccttttacagttttctttaaggtatcagtgggggggggggaatgaaaaAATGCAATACAGAAAATACGTCTTTGGTTAAAATTATTCTTCTGCATGTTGTTCTTTcattgaaaaagcaaaaaaaaattcactgtggaaaaaataccctctattttaaaatagtttaaatgaTTTTTGTTGTCATTATCAGTTGAcaacatttaatataaatattttccaaaaacacaataaaaaaaaaaatcaaataagtgctctattttacaaaatgttcagcctcttcagcaacaaaataattattattaattatgtttCCATTATAATGGAATTTAGTGCCACTTTGTGACagtgtgggggaaaaaatgcaaagtgGCACATAGACACATTCAAAGACAGCCTTTGTTCTGACAGCTTTAACATCTGAACAGAGTATGCAGAGACAGAGGTTTCAAGGTAAGGGTTGCTTTCCTTGTCATAGCTGTTTGGTGACATAGAAGAACGTATGATGATATATCATTAAAATCTgcaatgaaaatgtttttgagcAATTACTGACAGGGCCGGCAACAACTGTCAGCTTCAGAGACCCAAATCATTGCTAACATTTAACCCACATCAGAAAATACACAGGGATGCTTATCTGGCCGGCGATGGGAAGCAGGAGCCCGACGGTGTTCTGTAGTGCAGGTGGTGGTCTGGTGCTGTCCCACAGTTGGATAAAGGATTTCAGTACTGCTCAAACTGCTTTTTATTCACTGTAGTTGAGAAGAGGACTTTGCTATCCCAGCCAATAGTTGCCACGTTGCTTTGGCAGCCCCCAAAAGGCAGCTGGGGGCATGTTGTCCAGGCACTTCACCTTCCTATTCATCTCTCTGTATCTTTGAGCTCCTTTGGATGTAGACGGCACTTGGAGGAAGCCAGCACTCTTGTTTGGCACAGCGTTGGGTCAGGAAGGCATTTTCCCTCTAAGTGTTTTAGCAGAAAATGTAAAGGTCTCCTACTATGAAAGCTTTGAACAGAAAGGACTGAAGATCCTCTGAGTGTCTACCAAGTACGgtggtaaaacaaacaaaaaagtcgcATAGATAAAAGAATGGTTGTTTATTACTAATGTTCAGAGCAGCAGAGGCAACTTCACAATGGACtgtaaaagcacttttttttttttactgtcctcCATCCCCcgttaaattaattttgaagtaagGTAACTGCGGTGGCTTCAGTGGAGCTATTTCTGACTGAGGCAGATCTAAGAACAAAATTGGATCTTTCACTCTGTGTTATTTCCATTCATGCATATGTTTTATAAAAAGAACTGGAAGTTCCTTTTTGATCTAATCAAACAGTGATTAAGTTTTTAGTGAAATGGATAGACATATGATAGCTATAAAATCATTACAGTATCTATTATAATGCaatttgtgttctgttttaaTCTATCTGAATCTTACGCAGTACAATACAAAATAGATTTCCTTATCTGATGCCCTTATTAATATTCATCATAATAAATGCACGTCATTCCTATTCCTATGGCATGTGGGAGAAAGatacatgcatttttaataaatcaaaacagattcatttttcctttgcagtgGTTCTTTAGGTACAGACTTATCACACCAGAGTTTGGAGACAAAACTTACAGGTACGGTAGAGACTTAAAGTGAATACAGGGAATAATAATGAGCCCACGTATGGCTGCTGAAGTGTTAATGTACATCAGATCACTGTGCTGGTGCTTGGCTGTGGCTGAGCACCTGGAATCTATTAGCAATTGGCTCTCTGCAGGTATGTAGAGTATGTTCTcttcttttattcatttaattaaCCTCAGTTCAAGAATTCATCATGAAGAGTTTAGAAATTAAAGGAAGGGTACTTTCTTCAATTATACTTAAGAATAATGTTTAAGAATATAAGATCTACTACTTGTAAAATTTTGGAAGACATGATAACCAGAAAACACCTCTTAGGTCCTCGACTGTAATACTTGTTTCAGTAAGTTACTAAAGTAAGTAGTTACCGTTAAATAGAAAACATGCTTGGATAAACATATTTCCATTAATTCTTGTTATTTCCATTAGTACTACTTGTATAAAGTAATTTAgtaattttgctcttttttctttttttagaagattttaagaagcattttcagAATCTGTACAACCTTTCAAGTACGGGTTCAAACAAACATGTTCTCCTGGTTTCTCTCTTTCCTAGCAAAATGTAGCTCCAAGTTATACGTAACAACAAGGGCTGTTCTATTCCAGGAATACCATTACAcattaataaagcaaaaatattttcaagtcagTTACTTAAACATCATTTAAACAACATACTAATCTGGGATTTTAATATTCACATGATAGATAAGTTGAAATATCTACTTAACAGATAACAGAGTTATTTCATACCCGTGTCTTGTAAAAATGTTAGTGAAATACTTAGAAACCCTGGAAAAAGGCAACTTGAGTGAGTTCTCGGTGCTCTCTGGAAATGCAGTGCACACGAGTAGGGCAACTTCTGTAAGGCAAAGAGAATTTGCCTTATATGTGAAAAATCTGGATGTGGAACATAGAGAAGCTCAAGCCTAAGCAGGTCTGGTACTGCCGGTACCACTGAATACTCTGGTACTCGCTGAATTTCATTTAATAACTTTTAGTACTACAAGTCACCCTTGGAGCCAATGCCTAAACCCAAAGTtaacaaaatgtaaaatatgtgtTAAAAAGAGAGTTTGATGTGACATTTGCTCAGATCTTcttggcaatattttttttttttcttttacctataCATCCTCTACGCA is a genomic window of Rissa tridactyla isolate bRisTri1 chromosome 8, bRisTri1.patW.cur.20221130, whole genome shotgun sequence containing:
- the GPRC5B gene encoding G-protein coupled receptor family C group 5 member B isoform X1, coding for MSRRGGARRCARSPPVPGCDLRRAGGQSCPGKMKTYPAIGFFLLFVISYGSSENSSTSRGCGLDLLPQYVYLCDLDAIWGIVVEAVAGAGVLTTLLLMLILLVRLPFIKDKEKKSPLGMHFLFLFGTLGLFGLTFAFIIQEDETVCSARRFLWGVIFALCFSCLLAQAWRLRRLVRHGKSPSGWHLAGVAICLMLVQVIIATEWLVLTIVRDNKLACSYEPMDFAMALIYVMFLMVFTMGFSLFTLCGKFKKWKKNGVCLIITLFFSILIWVAWMTMYLFGNAELKRRDKWSDPTLAIALVSSGWVFVIFHAIPEVHCTILPSQQENTPNYFDTSQPRMRETAFEEDIQLPRSYMENKAFSMDEHNAALRTAGFRNGSLGSRPSAPFRSNVYQPTEMAVVLNGGTIPTAPPSYTGRHLW
- the GPRC5B gene encoding G-protein coupled receptor family C group 5 member B isoform X2 produces the protein MKTYPAIGFFLLFVISYGSSENSSTSRGCGLDLLPQYVYLCDLDAIWGIVVEAVAGAGVLTTLLLMLILLVRLPFIKDKEKKSPLGMHFLFLFGTLGLFGLTFAFIIQEDETVCSARRFLWGVIFALCFSCLLAQAWRLRRLVRHGKSPSGWHLAGVAICLMLVQVIIATEWLVLTIVRDNKLACSYEPMDFAMALIYVMFLMVFTMGFSLFTLCGKFKKWKKNGVCLIITLFFSILIWVAWMTMYLFGNAELKRRDKWSDPTLAIALVSSGWVFVIFHAIPEVHCTILPSQQENTPNYFDTSQPRMRETAFEEDIQLPRSYMENKAFSMDEHNAALRTAGFRNGSLGSRPSAPFRSNVYQPTEMAVVLNGGTIPTAPPSYTGRHLW